One window from the genome of Amaranthus tricolor cultivar Red isolate AtriRed21 chromosome 9, ASM2621246v1, whole genome shotgun sequence encodes:
- the LOC130824096 gene encoding GLABROUS1 enhancer-binding protein-like → MARNKTLKPLTEAPPEPESSSDEETDNEQHQEEGSGGSSDEEQDLEQREGEGDEEEDEEEEESDDDDEDEEEEPEQNTSTPIQPSNTKKLTIINSKKPVQDGSSDEDDPPVSKFKSVSKPVLEISSPPKSRSKPANTGSSTTAEKRPAEGDEKTGTAKKQKKEKTTPGSGVGTPVVQEEGSKKLFQRLFSENDEIQILNGMIEYKARKGADPMNDMEDFCAFVKKLLHVDVSKSQIMDKIRRLKKKFNNAKSKDKKIGNEHEKRLFDLSKKIWDDSGNNTKDDKVSNGVVGDKDVVVKSGSKPRATKSKSDNVVTEKNKVVVHNGDTAGKGLVNSAMEEDLDVGEMAVKEKVRKRALKKMGEKGRAEIDEMWEKVAKAEWELKMMREEAQREETRRIMEALGWVKP, encoded by the coding sequence ATGGCACGcaacaaaaccctaaaacccttgACTGAAGCTCCTCCTGAGCCTGAGTCTTCATCTGATGAAGAAACTGATAATGAACAACATCAAGAAGAAGGTTCTGGCGGTTCATCCGATGAAGAACAGGATCTAGAACAAAGAGAAGGGGAAGGGGACGAGGAAGAGGACGAGGAAGAGGAAGaatctgatgatgatgatgaagatgaagaggaaGAACCAGAACAAAACACATCAACTCCAATTCAGCCTTCCAATACCAAAAAATTAACTATCATTAATTCAAAAAAACCCGTTCAGGATGGTTCCTCAGACGAGGATGATCCCCCTGTTTCGAAATTTAAATCCGTTTCAAAACCCGTTCTTGAGATCTCTTCCCCTCCTAAGTCCAGATCTAAACCCGCAAACACCGGTTCGAGTACTACTGCTGAGAAAAGGCCTGCTGAAGGGGATGAGAAAACTGGTACAGCAAAGAAGCAGAAGAAGGAAAAAACTACTCCTGGGTCTGGAGTTGGGACTCCTGTTGTTCAAGAAGAAGGGTCCAAGAAGTTATTCCAGAGGCTTTTTAGTGAAAATGATGAGATTCAGATTCTTAATGGCATGATTGAGTATAAGGCTAGAAAAGGTGCTGATCCCATGAATGATATGGAGGATTTTTGTGCTTTTGTCAAGAAATTGTTGCATGTTGATGTTAGTAAGAGTCAGATTATGGATAAAATTCGTAGGCTTAAGAAAAAGTTTAATAATGCTAAGAGTAAAGATAAGAAGATTGGTAATGAACATGAGAAacgtttgtttgatttgtctaagAAGATTTGGGATGATAGTGGTAACAATACTAAGGATGATAAAGTTTCTAATGGGGTTGTTGGGGATAAGGATGTTGTTGTGAAATCGGGCTCGAAGCCCAGGGCTACAAAGAGTAAGAGTGATAATGTGGTTACTGAAAAGAATAAGGTGGTGGTTCACAATGGTGATACAGCTGGAAAGGGTTTGGTGAATTCTGCCATGGAAGAAGATTTGGATGTTGGTGAAATGGCTGTTAAGGAGAAGGTTAGGAAGAGGGCATTGAAAAAGATGGGTGAAAAGGGGCGGGCCGAGATCGACGAGATGTGGGAGAAGGTGGCAAAAGCGGAATGGGAATTGAAGATGATGCGGGAAGAAGCACAAAGGGAGGAGACTAGAAGGATTATGGAAGCTCTTGGATGGGTTAAGCCCTAG